One stretch of Pomacea canaliculata isolate SZHN2017 linkage group LG11, ASM307304v1, whole genome shotgun sequence DNA includes these proteins:
- the LOC112575930 gene encoding uncharacterized protein LOC112575930 has protein sequence MRFSLIFFLFLLGLLLTEEKKERNGQKKNKGGKKKDSKGKPSCPNPMSVEDLEQGLNATCPGGVLASVNIIGVNETCRGITHDLFVQENQCYWKTSCLIKYNKARSFNFMLKLKELSTDELLKNGHCMTKSPGTFHVHFNCTKNKVEVFPILHESNTREINADRGILISHPDYPWNYDRADHNVTLRRPANGGKKFVYTFRDFRLWHKDVLTVSWTKDNKILFESYNETFMRAEPSPEETRKLDDAETVNFAFNAGVSYGAKGFVICFTWSDIKNACEPLFENGIPTCSQKKGGKKERTPKPKKGNKMEARSHRRTMKTTLKNKDKDKKYCNITYLLKRLISSPILQSFFSECVQYSLTTSIDVLTTCNDMCILCSGPKLSRLLKDTFKTVYLMAIFLLVSSYPACISA, from the exons ATGcgcttttctctcattttcttcctgtttctgcTGGGTCTCCTCTTAActgaggagaaaaaagagagaaacggacagaaaaaaaataaaggcggAAAAAAGAAAG atTCCAAAGGGAAACCTTCATGTCCTAACCCAATGAGTGTCGAAGACCTCGAGCAAGGACTGAATGCTACCTGTCCTGGAGGAGTCCTTGCCTCTGTCAACATCATAGGTGTCAATGAAACCTGTAGGGGCATCACACATGACCTCTTCGTACAG GAAAACCAATGCTACTGGAAGACCTCTTGCTTAATTAAATACAACAAAGCTCGGAGTTTTAACTTCATGCTAAAACTCAAGGAACTCAGTACAGATGAGCTACTGAAGAACGGCCACTGCATGACCAAATCGCCGGGGACCTTCCATGTGCACTTTAACTGCACTAAGA ACAAAGTCGAAGTCTTTCCCATTCTTCATGAAAGCAACACAAGGGAGATAAACGCTGACAGAGGTATTCTCATAAGCCACCCCGATTATCCTTGGAATTACGATCGCGCCGACCACAATGTAACCCTTCGGAGACCCGCCAACGGAGGAAAGAAATTTGTGTACACG TTTCGGGATTTCCGTCTCTGGCACAAAGACGTGCTGACTGTGAGCTGGACAAAGGACAACAAAATTTTGTTCGAGTCCTACAACGAAACCTTCATGAGGGCTGAGCCCTCCCCGGAGGAAACCAGAAAACTCGACGATGCTGAAACGGTGAACTTTGCCTTCAATGCAGGGGTCAGTTATGGAGCCAAAGGCTTCGTCATCTGCTTCACCT GGTCAGACATCAAGAACGCTTGtgagcctttgtttgaaaacg GAATACCTACCTGCTCACAAAAGAAAGGTGGCAAGAAGGAAAGGACACCAAAACCTAAAAAGGGCAACAAAATGGAGGCAAGAAGTCATAGAAGAACAATGAAAACTACTTTAAAGaacaaggacaaggacaagaaatattgtaatattACTTACCTACTTAAAAGGCTAATTTCATCTCCAATACTTCAATCGTTCTTCTCAGAATGTGTACAGTATTCGCTTACCACGTCTATTGATGTGCTTACTACATGCAACGATATGTGTATTCTGTGTTCAGGTCCTAAGCTTTCACGTCTTTTGAAAGacacatttaaaacagtttatttaatgGCAATCTTTCTTCTTGTATCAAGCTACCCTGCATGCATTTCTGCGTAA